In Oceanispirochaeta sp., one genomic interval encodes:
- a CDS encoding YdeI/OmpD-associated family protein — protein sequence MGWINQVVRPETKAKRLQQMIDELKGGTLYMKMKYNDRKKS from the coding sequence ATGGGTTGGATCAACCAGGTGGTCCGTCCTGAAACAAAGGCAAAAAGGCTTCAGCAGATGATCGATGAATTAAAGGGTGGAACACTCTATATGAAGATGAAGTACAATGACAGGAAGAAATCATGA